The DNA sequence GCCGTCTCGGCCTGACCGGGACGCCGTTCCGCAGCGACATCAACCCGATCCCGTTCGTGTCGTACGTCCCCGGTCCCGACGGCGTGCCACGGTCGGCCGCCGATCACACCTACGGCTACGCCGACGCGCTGCGCGACGGCGTGGTTCGCCCGGTGATGTTCCTGGCGTACGGCGGCAGCATGCGCTGGCGCACCAGGGCCGGCGACGTGGTCGCCGCCACGCTCGGGGCCGATCAGGCCGCCGACGTGACGTCGTCGGCGTGGCGTACCGCGCTGGACCCGCGCGGCGAGTGGGTGCCGTCGGTGCTGCGGGCCGCGGACCGCCGGCTGACCGAGGTCCGTAAGCAGGTACCCGACGCCGGTGGTCTGGTCATCGCCTCGGACAAGGCCAAGGCGCGCGCCTATGCCCGCATCCTGGCGGAGCTGAGCGGCGAACGGCCGACCGTCGTGCTGTCGGATGAGGCGGAGTCCGGGCGCCGCATCGCCGAGTTCGCCGCGGGTGGCTCGCGGTGGCTGGTCGCCGTCCGGATGGTCAGCGAGGGCGTCGACATTCCGCGGCTGCTGGTCGGGGTGTACGCGACCAGCGTCGCGACGCCGTTGTACTTCGCCCAGGCCGTCGGCCGTTTCGTCCGGGCGCGCCGCCGCGGCGAGACGGCCTCGGTGTTCCTGCCGTCGGTCCCTGTCCTGTTGCAGCACGCCGCCGAGCTCGAGTTCGAGCGGGACCACGTGCTGGGACGGCCGGCGGCCGCGGAGGCGTCACCGTGGGCGGAGGAGGATGCCCTGCTGGCTCGCGCGGCCGCCTCGGCGACCACCGCCGACGTGGCCACCGACGAGCTGCCGTTCGAGGCGCTGGAGTCCGACGCCTCGTTCGACCGGGTGCTGTTCGACGGCAACGACTTCGGCGCGCACGACGACGTGCTCGGTATCCCGGGGCTGCTCGACGCGGCCGCCGTCACCGCCCTGCTGCGTTCCCGGCAGCCTGCCGCGGCCCCCGAGGTCGTGGCGCCCCCCACGGCACCGGCGGCGCATCAGGCGGTGCCGGCCTTGCGGCGGGAGCTCAACGACTGCGTGCGCGCCTTCGCCCGCCAGGACGGGACCAGCCCGGCGCTGGTCCATGCCGACCTGCGCCGGGTGTGCGGTGGGCCACCCACCGCCCAGGCCACGGCCGAGCAGTTGCAGCAGCGGCTGGACCGGGTCCGCGGCTGGGCGGTCGGCCGCCGGTAGGCCGCCGCGGCGTCGAGGTCCCGCCGGCACGTGTCGTTCACCTCGGTTTCGCGAGCGGGTCGCGTGGCGGTGACCGCTCCATTCGCCTGCGGGGCACACGGTCGGACGGTCGCAGTCGTCTCGCCGGAAGGTTCTCTCCGATGGCGCTTTCTCGTCGTCAGCTGCTCGCTCGAAGCTCGGCCGCCGGAGTCGGCCTGGCCGTGGCCGGTTCGGTGCCCATGCTGGCATCGCCGGCGCTGGCCAGCACCCGCCCGAGCACGGCCGGGCGCACCGCCGGTCCCCGGCCGTTCCCCCCGCTGGTCGATGACCCGGCCGGCCGGCTGGCGCTGCCTGCCGGGTTCCGCTACCACGTGCTGCGGGCCGCCGGGGTCGACGACCTGCTCGACGGTGCCGGCAAGAGCCCGGGCTCGCCGGACGGGATGGCCTCGTTCGTGCGGCGCGGCGCGCGATACCTCATCACCAACCACGAGCTGGAGCCGAAGGAGACGGCGTACGGCGTGCCCCACGTCGCCGGGACCGTCTACGACGCGGGCGCGCCCGACGCGGGCGGATGCACGGTCACCGGCCTCGACCGCGGCGGCCATGCCTGGGGGCAATGGGTGGGTATCTCCGGCACGGTGAACAACTGCGCCGGCGGCGCGACCCCGTGGGGCACGTGGCTGACCTGCGAGCAGGACACCGTCCGCGCCGGCGACAGCTGGGAGGGCGACGAGGTCACCGGCTCCGGCACGTACGAGAAGGACCACGGCTTCGTCTTCGAGGTCGTCCCGGGTGGCCCGGCGTCGCAGGACCCCACGCCCATCAAGGCGTTCGGGCGATTCGCCCACGAGGCTGTGGTCGTTGAGCCGTCTCGCCGGAGGGTGTACCTGACCGAGGACGCCAGCAAGCCGAACGGGCTCTTCTACCGCTGGAGCGCCCCGGACGGCGTCACGTTGAGCCGGGGCGTCGCGGCACACCTGCGGGCCAGCAGCGGCCGGCTCGAGGCGATGCAGGTCCGCCTCGACGACGGCAGCGTGCTGCCGGACCTGTCGTACATCACCTCGGCCCAACTCGGTCGGCCGTTCGACGTGCGCTGGGTGGACGTGCCGGACCGGTTGGCCAAGGACACCCCCACCCGCGAGCAGTTGCTCCCGGGGACCGACGTCACGGCGAGCAAGAAGCTGGAGGGCCTCTGGGGCGACGAGCGGGGCGTGTACGTCGTGGCCAGCTACGCCTACGCCGAGGCGGACCTGCCCGCGGACGCCACCAAGCACAACGGGCAGGTGTGGTTCTACGACTACCGCGCCCAGACCCTGACGCTGGTCACCTACTTCCCGCACCAGGCCTCGACCGAGGCGGCCGATCCCGCCGTGCGGTACACCGACCTGTCCTTCGACGGCCCGGACAACGTCACGGTGACACCGTGGGGCTCGCTGATCCTCGCCGAGGACGGCGTCGGCGCCTCGCACGTGCTGAGTGCGACGCCCGGCGGCCCGACGTACGCCGTGGCGCGCAACCAGATCGAGGTCGACGGCGAGTTCAGCGAGTTCTGCGGCCCCCACTTCTCCCCGGACGGCACTCACCTGTTCGTCAACATCCAGGGCCCCGGGCTGACCGTGGCGATCGCCGGCCCCTGGAGCCGCTACCTCGGCTGAGTGCCGGGCAACTGCCGGCGACCCGGCTGATCTGGTCCGGTTCGGCCCGTCGCGTCGTTCCCCTGCGCGGCGGGCCGATCCCTACAGTGAGGCCGTACGCGGACGCGTACCTGGTGCCCTCGCAGGCCGATGCAGCGCTGCGGCGGCGGCGACGGAGGTGGCGTTGACATGACGACAGTGGATCCGGTCTCCGGGATCGACGACGAGCAGGTCCGCAGTGTGTTGGCGGGGTTCGCCCGCCACTGGGGGCTGGTCCTGTTGCTGGGCTTGGCCACTGCCGTCCTCGGCATCATCTGCGTGGTCTGGCCCAGTTCAACCCTGCTGGTGATCGCCATCCTGTTCGGAGCCTGGCTGCTGGTGTCCGGCGTCTTCCAGCTCGTGGCGTCCTTCGACTCCGCCCTGGAGACCGGCGCCCGGGTGTTGCTGGCGATCATCGGCGTGCTGTCCATCGTGCTGGGCATCATGTGCTTCCGCAGCCTGGTCACGTCCGTCGAGATCCTCGCGATCTTCATCGGGATCGGTTGGCTGCTGCGAGGGATCATGCAACTGGTGGCCGGCATCGGCAGCCCCGGTGCGCCGGGTCGTGGCTGGATGATCTTCGGGGGCATCCTGTTGGCGATCGGTGGCGTGGTGATCCTGGTGTGGCCCGGCCTGTCGTTGGCCACGCTGGTCTGGGTCGGCGGGATCTGGCTGATCGTTCTCGGGGTATTCGAGATCATCAGTTCCTTCTTCGTGCGCAAGGCCGCCAAGGAACTGGCTGCCGCGTAGCCGGTCGGGCGCAGGCGATCACGGGCCGTGTCACGCCCCCAGCCGCTTCCATTCGGGTCGGATAGGTCAGGGTTGGGTTAAGGGGAACCCAGTTCCGCCGCGAACTGGTATCGCGAGGCCCGGGAGTGGGTAAAGATCGGCCGTGGCGCCCCGCGCGCTAATCCGGTCCTGGAGCTGGTCGCTTCTCCGGACCAGACCGGACCGGCGTGCCCACCGTCGGGCAGACGACCTGGGAGGTGAGATGCCGGCAGAGACCTCCCAGACCCTGGACCGAGGACTGCGGGTCCTCGAACTGCTGGCCGAGTCGCCGGACGGGATGACCGTCACCGAGATCGCGGCCGCACTGCACGTCAGCCGGACCGTGGTCTACCGGCTGGTCGTGACGTTGGAGCAGCACGGCCTGCTGCGGCGCGGCCAGGACGGGCGCTGCCGGTTGGGCATGGCCGTCCTCACTCTTGGCCGGTCGGTGCAACCCGGCCTGCGCGATGCCGCGCTGCCGGCGCTGCGCCGGTTGGCCGACGTCGTCGGCGCCACGGCGCACCTCACCGTGGTGGACGGGGGAGACGCGCTGGCTGTCGCGGTGGTCGAGCCGGCCCGCATCGACGTCCCGGCGACGGCCCGCCCGGTCGCCCGGCTCGACCGGGCCTTGGCCGGCCGGGCGGTCATGGCCGCGCACGCCACCCGGCGGGCGGTCGGCGACGAGGGCTGGGTGGCCTCGGTCGGTGACCACAACCCCGCAGCGTTCGGCGTGGCGGCGCCGGTCCTCGGCGTCGCCGGCGTCCAGGCCAGCGTCGGAGTGGTCACCGTCGGCGACGTCGATGCCGGCGCGGTGGGCCCCCGCGTGGTTCGCGCGGCCCAAGAAGTCGCGCGCGCCCTGCGCTGAGTACCGGCGACGGCGCCCTGCGCTAAATGCCAGCGACGGCGCCGTGCGCTGAGCGCTGGCGCGGCAGGCTGTACCGACCGCCGGCAACCGCGGCCGCGAGAAGCGGCCGGTGACGTGACAGCTGGAAGACGTGGCGGTTAGAAGCAGCCGGTGACGGTGGCCGCCAGCGCGTCCACGGCCCGGCGGGTCGACAGCGCCGAGTACCGCTCGTTGCGGTTGTTCACCATGATCGAGAAGAC is a window from the Actinomycetota bacterium genome containing:
- a CDS encoding DUF839 domain-containing protein, with translation MALSRRQLLARSSAAGVGLAVAGSVPMLASPALASTRPSTAGRTAGPRPFPPLVDDPAGRLALPAGFRYHVLRAAGVDDLLDGAGKSPGSPDGMASFVRRGARYLITNHELEPKETAYGVPHVAGTVYDAGAPDAGGCTVTGLDRGGHAWGQWVGISGTVNNCAGGATPWGTWLTCEQDTVRAGDSWEGDEVTGSGTYEKDHGFVFEVVPGGPASQDPTPIKAFGRFAHEAVVVEPSRRRVYLTEDASKPNGLFYRWSAPDGVTLSRGVAAHLRASSGRLEAMQVRLDDGSVLPDLSYITSAQLGRPFDVRWVDVPDRLAKDTPTREQLLPGTDVTASKKLEGLWGDERGVYVVASYAYAEADLPADATKHNGQVWFYDYRAQTLTLVTYFPHQASTEAADPAVRYTDLSFDGPDNVTVTPWGSLILAEDGVGASHVLSATPGGPTYAVARNQIEVDGEFSEFCGPHFSPDGTHLFVNIQGPGLTVAIAGPWSRYLG
- a CDS encoding MarR family transcriptional regulator; this translates as MPAETSQTLDRGLRVLELLAESPDGMTVTEIAAALHVSRTVVYRLVVTLEQHGLLRRGQDGRCRLGMAVLTLGRSVQPGLRDAALPALRRLADVVGATAHLTVVDGGDALAVAVVEPARIDVPATARPVARLDRALAGRAVMAAHATRRAVGDEGWVASVGDHNPAAFGVAAPVLGVAGVQASVGVVTVGDVDAGAVGPRVVRAAQEVARALR
- a CDS encoding DEAD/DEAH box helicase produces the protein MSTSAASHLSPAFPSRAPRGTAERLRAWQEAALRVYLARGPRDFLAVATPGAGKTTYALRIAAELLERRVVERVTIVAPTEHLKTQWAQAAARVGIAVDAGFRNGDGAAGGDFQGVVLTYAGVAANPLLHRRRTEVYRTLVVLDEIHHAGDARSWGEGIREAFEPATRRLGLTGTPFRSDINPIPFVSYVPGPDGVPRSAADHTYGYADALRDGVVRPVMFLAYGGSMRWRTRAGDVVAATLGADQAADVTSSAWRTALDPRGEWVPSVLRAADRRLTEVRKQVPDAGGLVIASDKAKARAYARILAELSGERPTVVLSDEAESGRRIAEFAAGGSRWLVAVRMVSEGVDIPRLLVGVYATSVATPLYFAQAVGRFVRARRRGETASVFLPSVPVLLQHAAELEFERDHVLGRPAAAEASPWAEEDALLARAAASATTADVATDELPFEALESDASFDRVLFDGNDFGAHDDVLGIPGLLDAAAVTALLRSRQPAAAPEVVAPPTAPAAHQAVPALRRELNDCVRAFARQDGTSPALVHADLRRVCGGPPTAQATAEQLQQRLDRVRGWAVGRR
- a CDS encoding HdeD family acid-resistance protein, translating into MTTVDPVSGIDDEQVRSVLAGFARHWGLVLLLGLATAVLGIICVVWPSSTLLVIAILFGAWLLVSGVFQLVASFDSALETGARVLLAIIGVLSIVLGIMCFRSLVTSVEILAIFIGIGWLLRGIMQLVAGIGSPGAPGRGWMIFGGILLAIGGVVILVWPGLSLATLVWVGGIWLIVLGVFEIISSFFVRKAAKELAAA